One part of the Janthinobacterium sp. 17J80-10 genome encodes these proteins:
- a CDS encoding peptidylprolyl isomerase — MTFKPARLLVVLLAAAALPVMAQNVAVVNGKAIPSSRVETMAKQMASQGQKDTPELRAMIKEELINREILMQEADKKGLSNSTDVKNQLDIARQAIVIRALIGDFLKKNPVSDAEIKAEYDKFKSQAGDKEYLARHILVEKEEDAKAIIAKLKSGTKFEELAKQSKDPGSASNGGSLDWASPSAFVKPFSDAMVGLSKGQVTETPVKTQFGYHVIKLEDVRAAKVPAIEEVKPQIAESLQQKKLQAFQKDLRDKASVK; from the coding sequence ATGACATTTAAACCCGCCCGCTTGCTGGTCGTACTTCTCGCAGCCGCCGCACTGCCCGTCATGGCGCAGAACGTCGCTGTCGTCAACGGCAAGGCGATCCCCTCTTCACGCGTTGAAACCATGGCCAAGCAAATGGCCTCCCAAGGCCAGAAGGACACGCCGGAACTGCGCGCGATGATCAAGGAAGAATTGATCAACCGTGAAATCCTGATGCAGGAAGCCGACAAGAAAGGCCTGTCCAACAGCACCGACGTCAAGAACCAGCTCGACATCGCCCGCCAGGCCATCGTGATCCGTGCCCTGATCGGCGACTTCCTGAAGAAGAACCCGGTTTCCGACGCTGAAATCAAGGCTGAATACGACAAGTTCAAGTCGCAGGCAGGCGACAAGGAATACCTGGCGCGCCACATCCTGGTCGAAAAGGAAGAAGACGCCAAGGCCATCATCGCCAAACTCAAGAGCGGCACCAAGTTCGAAGAACTGGCCAAGCAATCCAAGGATCCGGGTTCGGCTTCCAACGGCGGCAGCCTCGACTGGGCCTCGCCCTCGGCTTTCGTGAAGCCCTTCTCCGACGCCATGGTCGGCCTGTCCAAAGGCCAGGTCACCGAGACGCCGGTCAAGACCCAGTTCGGCTACCACGTCATCAAGCTGGAAGACGTGCGCGCCGCCAAGGTACCGGCAATCGAAGAAGTCAAGCCGCAGATCGCCGAATCGCTGCAGCAAAAGAAATTGCAGGCTTTCCAGAAAGACCTGCGCGACAAGGCCAGCGTCAAGTAA
- a CDS encoding protein adenylyltransferase SelO encodes MIAPGLPAATLLLEQLPFSHSFGSLPPAFFTRLQPTPMPAPYLVCASEAAAALIGLNPAELTTPGFAETFAGNRILPATQPLAAVYSGHQFGVWAGQLGDGRAILLGEVAAEAPGGALEIQLKGAGLTPYSRMGDGRAVLRSSIREYLCSEAMAALGIPTSRALCVVGSDQLVMRETPESSAVATRLAPTFIRFGSFEHWYYQDKTSELKTLADYVIARFYPELQDEAKPYQALLTEITRRTARLVAQWQAVGFMHGVLNTDNMSILGITIDYGPFGFMEAFDAGHICNHSDSQGRYAYAMQPKIGHWNCYALGQALLPLIGEVDDVHAALAGYADAYQEKIDELLHAKLGLQRREEGDSALIDGMFKLLQDNHADFTLFFRRLGDLQQSNPAADSPLRDLFIDRAAFDAWVAQYRLRLGQESSNEAARRAAMHAVNPKYVLRNYLAQVAIEKAQDKDFSEIARLQKILEHPFDEQPEHERYAALPPDWASQLEVSCSS; translated from the coding sequence ATGATCGCCCCCGGCTTGCCTGCGGCCACACTGTTGCTGGAACAGTTGCCCTTTAGCCATTCGTTCGGCAGCCTGCCACCCGCATTTTTCACCCGGCTGCAACCGACACCGATGCCGGCACCCTATCTCGTCTGCGCCAGCGAAGCCGCTGCCGCCCTGATCGGTCTGAATCCGGCAGAATTGACGACGCCGGGGTTTGCTGAAACGTTTGCCGGCAACCGCATCCTGCCAGCGACGCAACCGCTGGCAGCAGTCTATTCCGGCCACCAGTTCGGCGTCTGGGCCGGCCAGCTTGGTGATGGCCGGGCCATCCTGCTTGGCGAAGTCGCCGCAGAGGCGCCGGGAGGCGCACTGGAAATCCAGCTCAAGGGCGCAGGCCTTACCCCTTATTCCCGCATGGGTGACGGTCGCGCCGTATTGCGCTCCTCGATCCGCGAATACCTGTGCTCGGAAGCGATGGCTGCGCTTGGCATCCCGACTTCGCGCGCCCTGTGCGTGGTCGGCTCGGACCAGCTCGTCATGCGCGAAACGCCGGAATCCTCGGCGGTAGCAACCCGCCTGGCACCGACCTTCATCCGTTTCGGCTCCTTCGAGCACTGGTATTACCAGGACAAGACCAGCGAGCTGAAGACCCTGGCAGATTACGTCATCGCGCGCTTCTACCCGGAATTGCAGGACGAAGCCAAGCCCTACCAGGCGCTGCTGACCGAAATCACCCGCAGGACCGCGCGCCTGGTGGCGCAGTGGCAGGCGGTTGGCTTCATGCATGGCGTGCTCAACACCGACAACATGTCGATCCTTGGCATTACCATCGACTATGGTCCCTTCGGTTTCATGGAAGCGTTCGACGCCGGCCATATCTGCAACCATAGCGACAGCCAGGGCCGCTATGCCTACGCCATGCAGCCGAAAATCGGCCACTGGAATTGCTACGCCCTGGGGCAGGCGCTGTTACCGCTGATCGGCGAGGTCGACGATGTGCATGCGGCGCTCGCCGGCTATGCCGACGCGTACCAGGAAAAAATCGACGAACTTTTGCATGCAAAGCTCGGATTGCAAAGGCGCGAAGAAGGCGATAGCGCGCTGATCGATGGCATGTTCAAGCTCTTGCAAGACAACCACGCCGACTTCACTTTGTTTTTCCGCCGGCTAGGGGACTTGCAGCAATCGAATCCCGCTGCAGATAGCCCCTTGCGCGACCTCTTCATCGACCGCGCCGCCTTTGATGCATGGGTAGCCCAATATCGGCTAAGATTAGGACAGGAAAGCAGTAACGAAGCGGCACGCCGCGCCGCCATGCATGCGGTTAACCCGAAATACGTCTTGCGCAATTACCTTGCACAGGTTGCCATCGAGAAGGCACAGGACAAGGATTTTTCGGAAATTGCCCGCCTGCAGAAAATCCTGGAACACCCTTTCGACGAGCAACCCGAGCATGAACGCTACGCCGCATTGCCACCCGACTGGGCCAGCCAACTGGAAGTGAGTTGCTCGTCATGA
- a CDS encoding BolA family protein: protein MSPREERILSLVKATFAPIECQLEDDSAKHAGHAGAASGAGHYRLRLVSSQFEGQNRINRHRLVYDCLRDLMHADIHALNIIALAPSELQKQTPSV, encoded by the coding sequence ATGAGCCCCCGCGAAGAGCGCATCCTTTCCCTTGTCAAGGCAACGTTCGCGCCCATCGAATGTCAGCTTGAGGATGATTCCGCAAAGCATGCTGGCCATGCCGGGGCTGCTTCGGGTGCCGGCCATTATCGCCTGCGCCTTGTTTCCAGCCAGTTTGAGGGGCAAAACCGCATCAACCGCCATAGGCTGGTGTATGATTGCCTACGTGATTTGATGCATGCCGACATACACGCGCTCAACATCATCGCTTTGGCGCCGTCAGAACTTCAAAAACAGACGCCAAGTGTATAA
- a CDS encoding branched-chain amino acid ABC transporter permease: MEFTLITLLNGLSYGLLLFLLSAGLTLIFSMMGVLNFAHASFYMLGAYLAYAISSHTGYWTALFMAPALTGILGAAIERFGLRAVRRHGHLAELLFTFGLSYLLVEFVQLAWGRAAVPYQVPAVLDRPLFSLYGTTFPAYRGFMMLVAALMLLSIYLLLKKTRIGLVIQAALTHPHMVESLGHDVPRVTMLVFGGGCALAGLAGVIGGNAFVTEPAMAAAVGSIIFVVVVVGGLGSLAGAFIASLLIGLLQTFAVALDFSLAGLLQALGVEAPQALTRLRLFKLTVAEVAPILPYLLLVIVMLLRPRGLLGVRES, translated from the coding sequence GTGGAATTCACCCTGATTACCCTGTTGAACGGCTTGAGCTACGGCTTGCTGCTGTTCCTGTTGTCGGCAGGCCTGACGCTGATTTTCAGCATGATGGGTGTACTCAATTTTGCCCATGCCAGTTTTTATATGCTGGGCGCCTACCTGGCCTATGCCATCAGCAGCCACACCGGTTATTGGACCGCGCTTTTCATGGCGCCTGCGCTGACGGGAATACTGGGCGCCGCGATTGAACGCTTCGGCCTGCGTGCGGTGCGCAGGCATGGCCACCTGGCCGAGCTGCTGTTTACGTTTGGACTGTCATACTTGCTGGTCGAGTTCGTGCAACTGGCCTGGGGGCGCGCTGCCGTGCCTTACCAGGTGCCGGCGGTGCTGGACCGGCCGCTGTTTTCGCTCTACGGCACCACCTTTCCGGCCTATCGCGGTTTCATGATGCTGGTGGCGGCGCTGATGCTGCTCTCGATTTACCTTTTGTTGAAAAAAACCCGCATCGGCCTGGTGATACAGGCTGCGTTGACCCACCCGCACATGGTTGAATCGCTCGGCCATGACGTGCCGCGCGTGACGATGCTGGTGTTTGGCGGCGGCTGCGCGCTGGCGGGACTGGCTGGTGTCATCGGCGGCAATGCATTCGTGACCGAGCCGGCGATGGCGGCAGCCGTCGGCAGCATCATTTTCGTGGTGGTCGTGGTCGGCGGCCTGGGTTCGCTCGCTGGCGCCTTCATCGCATCGCTCCTGATCGGCCTGTTGCAAACCTTTGCGGTGGCGCTGGATTTTTCCCTTGCCGGACTGCTGCAGGCGCTTGGCGTCGAGGCGCCGCAAGCACTGACGCGCCTGCGCCTGTTCAAATTGACTGTGGCGGAGGTCGCACCCATCCTGCCGTACCTGCTGCTGGTGATCGTGATGCTGTTGCGGCCGCGCGGCTTGCTCGGCGTACGGGAAAGTTGA
- a CDS encoding septation protein A, with the protein MKKFLFDLFPVILFFAIFKWGQGNPADAHALLSHYLSGFMASGAVQESHAPILLATAVAILATFGQIGYMLLRRKKIDAMLWLSLVIITVFGGATIYFNNPTFIKWKPTILYWCFGAGLLVSQFLFQKNLIKTMLGAQITLPEPVWFKVNLSWAAFFAVMGFVNLAVAFAFGLSESAWVNFKLFGFTALMIIFVVGQSMFLSKYIKETP; encoded by the coding sequence ATGAAGAAATTCCTTTTTGACCTCTTCCCAGTCATACTGTTTTTTGCGATCTTCAAGTGGGGCCAGGGCAACCCTGCCGATGCCCACGCACTTTTAAGTCATTACCTGTCGGGCTTCATGGCCAGCGGAGCCGTCCAGGAAAGCCACGCTCCTATCCTGCTGGCAACAGCAGTAGCCATCCTCGCCACCTTCGGACAAATCGGCTACATGCTGTTAAGGCGCAAGAAAATCGATGCCATGTTGTGGCTTTCGCTGGTGATCATTACCGTCTTTGGCGGCGCCACGATTTATTTCAACAATCCCACATTCATCAAGTGGAAACCGACCATCCTGTACTGGTGCTTCGGCGCAGGGCTCCTGGTCTCGCAATTCCTGTTCCAGAAAAACCTGATCAAGACCATGCTGGGCGCGCAAATCACATTGCCTGAACCAGTCTGGTTCAAGGTCAACCTGTCATGGGCGGCTTTCTTTGCAGTGATGGGTTTCGTCAACCTGGCTGTGGCATTCGCCTTTGGATTGTCGGAGTCGGCCTGGGTGAATTTCAAGCTGTTCGGCTTCACCGCCCTGATGATCATTTTTGTTGTGGGACAAAGCATGTTCCTGTCCAAATACATCAAGGAAACACCATGA
- the msrB gene encoding peptide-methionine (R)-S-oxide reductase MsrB: MTDKVQKTDAEWRAMLDPLEYEVTRHAATERAFTGRYWDHHQQGIYTCVCCGTPLFESDAKFDSGCGWPSYFRPLDPDKVEERVDRSHGMVRTEILCKVCDAHLGHVFPDGPPPTGLRYCINSASLRFDPQP, encoded by the coding sequence ATGACAGATAAAGTGCAAAAGACCGACGCCGAATGGCGCGCGATGCTCGATCCCCTCGAGTACGAAGTCACGCGCCATGCCGCCACGGAGCGCGCCTTCACCGGCCGCTACTGGGACCACCATCAGCAAGGCATCTATACCTGCGTCTGCTGTGGCACGCCGCTGTTCGAATCGGATGCCAAGTTCGATTCCGGCTGTGGCTGGCCCAGCTATTTCCGGCCGCTCGATCCGGACAAGGTCGAGGAACGGGTCGACCGTTCGCACGGCATGGTGCGCACCGAAATCCTGTGCAAGGTCTGCGACGCCCATCTGGGTCACGTATTTCCCGACGGGCCGCCACCGACAGGCCTGCGCTACTGTATCAACTCCGCGTCCCTGCGCTTCGATCCCCAACCTTAA
- the purL gene encoding phosphoribosylformylglycinamidine synthase, translating into MLILPGSNALSAFRSQRLLSKLQEIDPAIVGISGRYLHFIDAATAPSQEDVGRLQALLTYGDIFDGRDEGDRFVVIPRFGTISPWASKATDIARNCGMAQIHRIERGVAYYVQVKSGLLGGTKKLSDPDAVAALLHDRMTENVLRNPEDAAGLFGELEARPLAFVDVLGGGKAALEQANTELGLAMSDDEIDYLVKAFTQAQRNPTDVELMMFAQANSEHCRHKIFNADWTIDGVQQDKSLFAMIKNTHQLQPRGTVVAYSDNSSVIEGASIARFYPRGAAEGNVYAASEELTHILMKVETHNHPTAISPFPGASTGAGGEIRDEGATGRGAKPKAGLTGFTVSNLMITHAVQPWENARDVTLPADQRAPGAATIYGKPDRIASPLQIMIDGPIGGAAFNNEFGRPNLGGYFRTYEQNVGGHVAGYHKPIMIAGGMGNISAKHTKKNDLPVGSLLIQLGGPGMRIGMGGSAASSMATGTNTADLDFDSVQRGNPEMERRAQEVINACWAMGDTNPILSIHDVGAGGLSNAFPEITNDAKRGAIFDLRRVPLEESGLAPKEIWSNESQERYVLAIAPESLPLFEYFCQRERAPFAVVGTATEERQLKVIDPEQGNNPVDMPMDVLLGKPPKMHREVTHIVRELPPLDLTGIDLLEASLRVLRLPTVADKSFLITIGDRTVGAMTVRDQMVGPWQVPVADCAVTAMGYEGYLGEAMAMGERTPLAVIDAAASGRMAVGEAITNIAAAPIADISDIKLSANWMAACGQPGQDAALFDTVKAVGMELCPALGVSIPVGKDSLSMRTTWKDEEGAKAVTSPVSLIVSSFAPVADIRRVLTPQIKKDVGDTVLIAIDLGRGKNRLGASCLAQVMQQIGCDAPDVDSADDLKAFFNAVQQLNREGKLLAYHDRSDGGLFATLCEMAFAGRSGLSLNVDILAMDNGHAADSGEAKNWTTQVGERRNDLTLRALFNEELGAVIQVKAAQKSEVMDVLRAFNLGACSHIIGKPNETDVIEIMRDARTIYSQPRSELQRAWSETSWRIARLRDNPACADAEYDRILDTQDPGISPKISFDAQQDIAAPFIASGVRPKVAILREQGVNSQIETAYVMHKAGFTAVDVHMSDLIAGRARLSDFKGMIAVGGFSYGDVLGAGEGWAKTILFNAKLAEEFAVFFQREDTFGLGICNGCQMMSNLKAIIPGARDWPKFTRNKSEQFEARFAMVELTDSPSIFFDGMAGTQTPIAVAHGEGFADFSQTGDIDRAIVAMRYVDNRGQASETYPYNPNGSPNGVTAVTTADGRFTVMMPHAERVFRSAVNSWHPEGWGEDAPWMRMFRNARKWVG; encoded by the coding sequence ATGCTGATTCTGCCGGGCTCCAATGCCCTGTCTGCCTTCCGTAGCCAACGACTGTTATCCAAACTGCAAGAAATCGATCCGGCCATTGTCGGCATCAGCGGCCGTTATCTGCATTTCATCGATGCGGCGACCGCGCCCTCGCAAGAAGACGTGGGCCGCCTGCAAGCCTTGCTGACCTATGGCGACATCTTCGATGGCAGGGATGAAGGTGACCGCTTTGTCGTGATTCCGCGCTTTGGCACCATTTCGCCCTGGGCCAGCAAGGCCACCGATATCGCCCGCAATTGCGGCATGGCGCAGATCCACCGCATCGAGCGCGGCGTGGCGTATTACGTCCAGGTCAAGTCCGGCCTGCTGGGCGGCACCAAGAAGCTGTCCGACCCGGACGCCGTGGCCGCGCTGCTGCATGACCGCATGACCGAGAATGTCTTGCGCAATCCCGAGGATGCCGCCGGCCTGTTTGGCGAACTCGAAGCCAGGCCGCTGGCGTTCGTCGATGTGCTTGGCGGGGGCAAGGCGGCACTGGAGCAGGCCAATACCGAACTGGGCCTGGCCATGTCGGATGATGAAATCGACTACCTGGTCAAGGCCTTTACCCAGGCGCAGCGCAATCCGACCGACGTCGAGTTGATGATGTTTGCGCAAGCCAACAGCGAACATTGCCGCCACAAGATTTTCAATGCCGACTGGACCATCGATGGCGTGCAGCAGGATAAATCCCTGTTTGCCATGATCAAGAATACCCACCAGCTGCAGCCCAGGGGCACCGTGGTGGCGTACAGCGACAATTCCTCGGTCATCGAAGGCGCCAGCATTGCGCGCTTCTATCCGCGCGGCGCTGCCGAAGGCAATGTGTATGCCGCATCGGAAGAACTGACCCACATCCTGATGAAGGTCGAGACGCACAACCACCCGACGGCGATTTCGCCTTTCCCGGGCGCTTCCACCGGCGCCGGCGGCGAAATTCGCGACGAAGGGGCAACCGGCCGCGGCGCCAAGCCCAAGGCAGGGCTGACCGGCTTTACCGTCTCCAACCTGATGATCACCCATGCGGTGCAGCCGTGGGAAAACGCCCGCGACGTCACGCTGCCGGCCGACCAGCGCGCGCCCGGCGCAGCAACCATCTACGGCAAGCCCGACCGCATCGCCTCGCCCCTGCAGATCATGATCGACGGGCCGATTGGCGGCGCGGCGTTCAACAATGAATTCGGCCGGCCCAACCTGGGCGGTTACTTCCGCACCTACGAGCAGAATGTCGGCGGCCATGTGGCCGGTTACCACAAGCCCATCATGATTGCCGGCGGCATGGGCAATATTTCGGCGAAACACACCAAGAAGAACGATTTGCCGGTGGGCAGCCTGCTGATCCAGCTGGGCGGCCCGGGCATGCGCATCGGCATGGGCGGCAGCGCCGCTTCGTCGATGGCGACCGGCACCAATACGGCTGACCTGGATTTCGATTCGGTCCAGCGCGGCAACCCGGAAATGGAGCGGCGCGCACAGGAAGTCATCAATGCCTGCTGGGCGATGGGCGATACCAACCCGATCCTGTCGATCCATGACGTCGGCGCCGGCGGCCTGTCCAATGCTTTCCCGGAAATCACCAACGATGCGAAGCGCGGGGCGATCTTCGACTTGCGCCGCGTACCGCTGGAAGAGTCCGGCCTAGCGCCCAAGGAAATCTGGAGCAATGAATCGCAGGAGCGCTATGTGCTGGCGATCGCGCCGGAATCGCTGCCGCTGTTCGAATACTTCTGCCAGCGCGAGCGTGCGCCCTTTGCCGTGGTCGGCACCGCGACCGAAGAACGCCAGTTGAAGGTGATTGATCCAGAGCAGGGCAATAACCCTGTCGACATGCCGATGGATGTGTTGCTCGGCAAGCCGCCCAAGATGCACCGCGAGGTGACGCACATTGTGCGCGAATTGCCGCCGCTGGACCTGACCGGCATCGACTTGCTGGAAGCCTCATTGCGCGTCCTGCGCCTGCCGACCGTGGCCGACAAGTCGTTCCTGATCACCATTGGCGACCGCACCGTCGGCGCCATGACCGTGCGCGATCAGATGGTCGGCCCATGGCAAGTGCCGGTGGCCGATTGCGCGGTGACGGCGATGGGTTACGAGGGGTATCTTGGCGAAGCCATGGCGATGGGCGAACGCACCCCGTTGGCAGTGATCGATGCCGCCGCCTCCGGCCGCATGGCCGTGGGCGAGGCAATCACCAATATCGCGGCAGCACCAATCGCCGATATTTCCGACATCAAGCTCTCCGCCAACTGGATGGCGGCCTGTGGCCAGCCCGGCCAGGATGCCGCGCTGTTTGACACCGTCAAGGCGGTGGGCATGGAGCTGTGCCCGGCGCTGGGCGTATCCATCCCCGTGGGCAAGGATTCGCTGTCGATGCGCACCACCTGGAAGGATGAAGAGGGCGCCAAGGCGGTGACCTCGCCCGTGTCGCTGATCGTCTCTTCCTTTGCGCCGGTGGCCGATATCCGCCGCGTGCTCACGCCGCAGATCAAGAAGGACGTCGGCGACACCGTGCTGATCGCCATCGACCTTGGCCGCGGCAAGAACCGCCTGGGCGCCTCCTGCCTTGCGCAGGTGATGCAGCAGATCGGTTGCGATGCGCCGGATGTCGACAGCGCCGACGACCTGAAGGCATTCTTCAATGCGGTCCAGCAGCTGAACCGCGAAGGCAAGCTGCTGGCCTACCATGACCGTTCCGATGGCGGCCTGTTTGCCACCTTGTGCGAAATGGCTTTCGCCGGCCGCAGCGGCCTGTCGCTCAATGTCGATATCCTCGCCATGGATAACGGCCACGCTGCCGACAGCGGCGAAGCCAAGAACTGGACAACCCAAGTGGGCGAGCGCCGCAATGACCTGACCCTGCGCGCACTGTTCAACGAAGAGCTGGGCGCGGTGATCCAGGTGAAGGCAGCGCAGAAATCCGAAGTCATGGACGTGCTGCGCGCCTTCAATCTGGGCGCCTGCAGCCATATCATCGGCAAGCCGAACGAAACCGACGTCATCGAGATCATGCGCGATGCCAGGACCATCTACAGCCAGCCGCGCAGCGAACTGCAGCGCGCCTGGAGCGAGACATCCTGGCGCATTGCCCGCCTGCGCGACAACCCGGCTTGCGCCGACGCCGAATACGACCGCATCCTCGATACGCAAGACCCTGGCATCTCGCCGAAAATTTCCTTCGATGCGCAGCAGGACATCGCCGCGCCTTTCATCGCCAGCGGCGTGCGGCCCAAGGTCGCCATCCTGCGCGAGCAGGGCGTCAATTCGCAGATCGAGACGGCTTATGTAATGCACAAGGCAGGCTTTACCGCCGTCGACGTGCACATGAGCGACCTGATCGCCGGTCGTGCACGGCTGTCCGACTTCAAGGGCATGATTGCCGTCGGCGGCTTCTCCTACGGTGACGTGCTGGGCGCGGGCGAAGGCTGGGCCAAGACCATCCTGTTCAACGCCAAGCTTGCGGAGGAGTTTGCCGTGTTCTTCCAGCGCGAAGATACGTTCGGCCTGGGCATTTGCAACGGCTGCCAGATGATGAGTAATCTGAAAGCGATCATTCCAGGCGCACGCGACTGGCCGAAGTTCACGCGCAACAAGTCGGAGCAGTTCGAGGCACGCTTTGCGATGGTGGAACTGACGGATTCGCCGTCGATCTTTTTCGATGGCATGGCCGGCACGCAAACCCCGATCGCAGTGGCGCACGGCGAGGGCTTCGCCGACTTTTCGCAGACCGGTGACATCGATCGCGCGATCGTCGCAATGCGCTATGTCGACAACCGCGGCCAGGCCAGCGAAACCTATCCGTACAACCCGAACGGCTCGCCCAACGGCGTCACCGCGGTGACAACGGCTGACGGCCGCTTCACTGTCATGATGCCGCACGCCGAACGCGTCTTCCGCAGCGCCGTCAATTCGTGGCATCCCGAGGGCTGGGGCGAGGATGCGCCGTGGATGCGCATGTTCCGCAACGCCCGCAAGTGGGTGGGATAA
- a CDS encoding branched-chain amino acid ABC transporter substrate-binding protein — protein MLTIRAIAAVAGIGIALAAPAARAEQVRIAFIESLSGPFAPVGQNLLRSWQSMAELANTGKWAGQHTFEVTGYDSKGSPQETLILLQSAIDKGYRYISQGSSSAVGLALIDAIEKHNQRNPGKEVVYLNYGASDPDMTNARCSFWHFRFDANSDMKLEALTSYMAARKEISKVYIIGQNYSFGHQVARAAREYLKQKRPDVQIVGDDLHPIGQVKDFAPYIAKIKASGADTVITGNWGADLALLIKAGKEADLKANFYTLYAGTTGVPTAIGAAGEGRMRTVAYWHANNETYSGAEIVAAFRKKHNDDFYGIATYTATAMLAKAIREGGSTDPLKVAQRMSGMKMESLNGEVEMRRADHQLQQPLYVASWHKVDGKEVRFGREDTGYGWKTEKKIASDVASQPTSCQMKRPE, from the coding sequence ATGTTAACCATTCGTGCAATCGCCGCAGTCGCAGGCATTGGCATTGCGCTTGCCGCGCCCGCCGCCAGGGCTGAACAAGTCAGGATTGCCTTCATCGAGTCGCTGTCAGGCCCCTTTGCGCCGGTCGGTCAAAACCTGCTGAGAAGCTGGCAAAGCATGGCCGAACTGGCCAATACCGGCAAGTGGGCCGGACAGCACACGTTTGAAGTTACGGGTTACGACAGCAAGGGAAGTCCTCAGGAAACCCTGATACTGTTGCAAAGCGCGATCGACAAAGGCTACCGCTATATCAGCCAGGGCAGCAGTTCCGCTGTGGGGCTGGCACTGATTGATGCGATTGAAAAGCATAACCAGCGCAATCCGGGCAAGGAAGTCGTGTACCTGAATTACGGCGCGAGCGATCCTGACATGACCAATGCGCGCTGCAGTTTCTGGCATTTCCGCTTTGACGCCAACTCGGACATGAAGCTTGAAGCCCTGACTTCTTACATGGCGGCACGCAAGGAAATCAGCAAGGTCTATATCATCGGCCAAAACTATAGTTTCGGGCATCAGGTGGCGCGCGCGGCGAGGGAATACCTCAAGCAAAAGCGCCCGGATGTGCAAATTGTCGGCGACGATCTGCATCCGATCGGCCAGGTCAAGGATTTTGCGCCGTATATCGCCAAGATCAAGGCGTCTGGCGCGGATACTGTCATCACCGGCAACTGGGGCGCCGACCTGGCGCTGCTGATCAAGGCGGGCAAGGAAGCCGACCTCAAGGCGAACTTCTATACCTTGTACGCCGGCACTACCGGCGTGCCGACCGCAATTGGTGCAGCCGGGGAGGGACGCATGCGCACCGTGGCGTACTGGCATGCGAATAACGAGACCTATTCCGGCGCCGAGATCGTTGCGGCATTCAGGAAGAAGCACAACGACGATTTCTATGGCATCGCGACCTATACGGCCACTGCCATGCTGGCCAAAGCCATACGCGAAGGCGGCTCGACCGATCCGCTCAAGGTGGCGCAACGCATGTCCGGGATGAAGATGGAAAGCCTGAACGGCGAAGTGGAGATGCGCCGGGCCGACCATCAGCTGCAGCAGCCGCTGTATGTCGCGAGCTGGCACAAGGTCGATGGCAAGGAAGTGCGCTTTGGCCGCGAAGACACCGGCTATGGCTGGAAAACCGAGAAAAAGATCGCCAGCGATGTCGCCAGCCAGCCAACGAGTTGCCAGATGAAGCGGCCGGAGTGA